Proteins from a single region of Ziziphus jujuba cultivar Dongzao chromosome 1, ASM3175591v1:
- the LOC107413965 gene encoding putative ALA-interacting subunit 2 isoform X2 has protein sequence MDVDEGSGLRDSTEAHRIPRRSRWHEAIHQFKQQTLPACKPVLTPKWVITTFLLMGVIFIPVGLITLRASRSVVEIVDRYDSECIPEEYKSNKMAYIKDSSIPKNCSRFLKVYRRMKAPIYIYYQLDNYYQNHRRYVKSKSEQQLLHGLKFNATSTCKPQESNNGRPVVPCGLIAWSLFNDTYAFIRGRSELKVNRNNIAWKSDRDHKFGKHVYPFNFQNGTLIGGGNLDLSIPLSDQEDLIVWMRTAALPSFRKLYGRIEEDLDADDVVVVKLMNNYNTYSFGGKKKLVLSTSSWLGGKNDFLGVAYLFVGSSCIFISIVFLLLHMKSQRSP, from the exons ATGGATGTGGATGAAGGGAGTGGTCTAAGAGATTCCACAGAGGCTCATCGAATTCCAAGACGTTCTAGATGGCATGAAG CTATCCATCAGTTTAAACAGCAAACTCTTCCAGCTTGTAAACCTGTTCTTACCCCTAAATGG GTTATTACGACATTTTTATTGATGGGTGTCATTTTCATTCCTGTTGGGCTCATTACTCTTCGTGCCTCCCGTAGT GTTGTTGAAATTGTTGATCGATATGATAGTGAGTGCATACCAGAGGaatataaaagtaataagaTGGCATACATAAAAGATAGCTCAATTCCCAAAAACTGTTCCCGGTTTCTAAAG GTCTATAGGCGAATGAAAGCTCCAATTTATATCTATTACCAGCTTGATAACTACTATCAAAACCATCGGCG gTATGTAAAAAGTAAAAGTGAGCAGCAACTGTTACATGGACTGAAGTTCAATGCCACAAGTACCTGTAAACCTCAAGAATCTAATAATGGCCGTCCAGTAGTTCCTTGTGGCCTAATTGCTTGGAGCTTGTTCAATGATACATATGCATTTATTCGTGGGAGATCAGAATTGAAGGTTAACAGAAATAACATAGCATGGAAGAGTGACCGTGATCACAAATTTGGCAAGCATGTATATCCCTTCAATTTCCAGAATGGGACCTTGATTGGCGGTGGAAATTTAGATCTGAGTATCCCT CTAAGTGATCAAGAAGATCTTATTGTGTGGATGCGTACCGCTGCTCTCCCCAGCTTCAGAAAGTTGTACGGTAGAATTGAAGAGGATTTGGATGCAGATGATGTGGTTGTAGTCAAGCTaatgaataattataatacatacagttttggagggaaaaaaaagctTGTCCTTTCAACATCAAGCTGGTTGGGAGGAAAGAATGATTTCCTTGGGGTTGCCTATCTATTCGTTGGTTCATCTTGCATATTCATCTCTATCGTCTTCTTGTTGCTACATATGAAGAGTCAGAG GTCTCCATAA
- the LOC107413955 gene encoding pentatricopeptide repeat-containing protein At4g19191, mitochondrial, whose product MLSSQPSRFLLPSNFLLKFPRFPATQTRALFNSPFSSLLDLCTRPQHLHQVHARFILHGLHQNTTLSSKLIDCYANLGHLTLSRKVFDSIVNPSSILYGAILRNLAKFGEFEMTLLVYQEMVMKSMYPDEDTYPFVLRSCCCLEDVGNAKRIHGHVVKLGFDSNGMVSTAMADIYRKCGDFQNVEELIYRNSVCRLDYWNSLISDASQSGNAEESFALFKRMRMEKLEPNSTTVIHLLRSSVDLNSLEAGKLVHCLIIFSNLCEDLSVNTALLSMYAKLGALEHAELLFEKMSEKDCVVWNIMISTNSRNGYPQESLQLLRRMGRSGVRADLFTAIPAISSIAQLKALELGKQMHGHVIRNGSDYQVSVHNSLIDMYCECNRLSSARKIFDLVTNKTEVSWSAMIKGYVTHGQSVDALSLFTHMKCDGIRVDFITVINTLPACVNVGALENVKYLHGYSVKLGLNSLPSLNTALLISYAKCGCIEMARKVFDEEKVNHKDMIAWNSMITAYSKHGDWHLCFELYNQMKLANMKPDHVSFLGVLTACVNSGLVEEGQRLFKEMIEKYGCQPNQEHYACMVDLLGRAGHINEARELIKTIPFEPDARVWGPLLSACKMHSETGLAEFAAKKLIGMEPKNAGNYILLSNIYAAAGKWDRVAKMRLVLRDRALKKTPGCSWLDINGHVHEFRVADQSHPRSDEIYTTLRILELEIKDARKESRKLSKH is encoded by the coding sequence ATGCTCAGCTCTCAACCCTCGAGATTTCTCCTCCCCAGCAATTTCCTTCTCAAATTCCCACGCTTTCCCGCCACCCAAACAAGAGCGTTATTTAACAGCCCGTTTTCTTCCCTCTTGGACCTCTGCACTAGACCTCAACACCTTCACCAAGTTCATGCCAGGTTCATCCTTCATGGCTTACACCAGAACACAACGCTCTCTTCGAAACTCATCGACTGCTATGCCAACCTTGGCCACCTCACTCTCTCCCGAAAAGTTTTTGATTCTATTGTCAAcccaagttcaattctttacGGCGCAATCTTACGGAATTTGGCAAAGTTTGGTGAGTTCGAGATGACCCTTTTGGTTTACCAAGAGATGGTCATGAAATCCATGTACCCAGATGAAGATACTTACCCTTTCGTTTTGAGGTCATGTTGTTGCTTGGAAGATGTTGGAAATGCAAAGAGGATTCATGGGCATGTCGTGAAATTGGGTTTCGATTCAAATGGTATGGTGAGTACCGCAATGGcagatatatatagaaaatgcgGTGATTTCCAGAACGTAGAAGAGCTAATCTATAGGAATTCAGTTTGCCGTTTGGATTATTGGAATTCCTTGATTTCGGATGCTTCGCAAAGTGGAAACGCAGAGGAAAGTTTTGCGCTTTTTAAGAGAATGAGAATGGAAAAACTAGAGCCCAATTCAACTACTGTAATCCACCTGTTGAGATCAAGTGTTGACTTGAACTCATTGGAGGCGGGAAAGCTTGTGcattgtttgattatttttagcaaCCTGTGCGAGGATTTGTCCGTGAATACTGCTTTGTTGTCTATGTACGCCAAGTTGGGTGCTTTAGAACACGCGGAATTGCTATTTGAGAAAATGTCTGAGAAAGATTGTGTTGTTTGGAATATAATGATATCAACGAATTCTAGAAATGGATATCCCCAAGAATCTCTCCAACTGCTCAGACGCATGGGAAGATCTGGGGTCAGAGCTGATTTATTCACTGCAATTCCTGCAATCTCTTCCATTGCACAGTTGAAAGCTTTAGAGTTGGGCAAACAGATGCATGGCCATGTGATCAGAAATGGTTCAGACTATCAAGTTTCAGTTCATAATTCTCTCATTGACATGTATTGTGAATGTAATCGCTTGAGCTCTGCAAGAAAGATTTTTGACTTGGTAACCAACAAGACCGAGGTTTCATGGAGTGCAATGATTAAAGGCTATGTGACCCATGGTCAGTCTGTtgatgctctctctctcttcaccCACATGAAATGTGATGGAATCAGAGTAGATTTTATTACAGTTATAAACACCCTGCCTGCTTGTGTGAATGTCGGGGCATTAGAGAATGTAAAATACCTTCATGGCTACTCCGTGAAACTTGGTCTTAATTCACTTCCTTCTCTTAATACTGCACTTCTCATCAGCTATGCAAAGTGTGGATGCATAGAGATGGCTCGGAAGGTTTTTGATGAAGAAAAGGTCAACCATAAGGATATGATCGCATGGAACTCTATGATCACTGCGTATTCTAAGCATGGAGACTGGCATCTATGCTTTGAGTTATACAACCAAATGAAGCTCGCAAATATGAAACCTGATCATGTATCCTTTCTTGGTGTACTGACAGCCTGTGTAAATTCAGGACTCGTTGAGGAAGGGCAAAGGCTTTTCAAGGAGATGATAGAAAAATATGGTTGCCAACCAAACCAGGAACACTACGCTTGCATGGTGGATTTACTTGGGCGTGCCGGGCATATCAATGAAGCCAGAGAACTCATCAAAACCATCCCCTTTGAACCAGATGCTCGTGTTTGGGGACCTTTGTTGAGCGCTTGTAAGATGCATTCGGAAACGGGACTTGCAGAGTTTGCTGCTAAGAAGCTTATAGGTATGGAACCAAAAAATGCTGGAAACTATATATTGCTCTCAAACATATATGCTGCAGCAGGAAAGTGGGATAGAGTTGCTAAAATGAGGCTTGTACTTAGAGATAGAGCATTGAAAAAGACCCCTGGTTGTAGCTGGCTAGATATAAATGGACATGTACATGAGTTCCGTGTAGCTGATCAATCTCATCCAAGATCTGATGAGATATACACAACATTAAGAATCCTGGAGTTGGAAATCAAGGATGCCAGAAAAGAGTCGAGAAAATTGTCCAAACACTAA
- the LOC107413985 gene encoding uncharacterized protein LOC107413985, with translation MSLIAGSYERFIWGFKLKPLMPSPDQKTLTLTPLFSYPSHLSSITTVAAAGPAAASGGYDDTIQLYDLSAASSIGSLHDHSASVTSLSFFSPPNLSVPRNLISADADGSVCIYDADPFVLLKTLRPHKKAVNDLSVHPSGKLALTVGHDECLAMINLVRGRRSFFCRLGREASLVKFDCGGDKFFMAMEEKISVHEAEDAKIVCELENRKRVLCAAPSENGVLYTGGEDRSITAWDTNSGKVAYCIEDAHSARVKGIVVLTKNAGAVSDDDPYLVGSASSDGVIRVWDVRMAVKEKPNPLAEAITKSRITSLAGSSVKSSRQPRGGQDGTERT, from the exons ATGAGCCTAATCGCAGGCTCATACGAGCGCTTCATATGGGGCTTCAAGCTCAAGCCTCTCATGCCCTCCCCTGACCagaaaaccctaaccctaacccCTCTTTTCTCCTACCCTTCCCACCTCTCCTCCATCACCACCGTCGCCGCCGCCGGCCCCGCCGCTGCCTCTGGCGGCTACGACGACACCATCCAACTCTACGACCTCTCCGCAGCCTCCTCCATCGGTTCCCTCCACGACCACTCGGCTTCCGTAACCTCCCTCTCCTTCTTCTCCCCTCCCAATCTCTCCGTTCCTCGAAATCTCATCTCCGCCGACGCCGATGGATCGGTCTGTATCTACGACGCCGATCCCTTTGTCCTCCTTAAGACCCTCCGGCCCCACAAGAAGGCCGTCAACGACCTCTCGGTGCATCCTTCGGGGAAGCTGGCACTGACTGTGGGCCACGACGAGTGCTTGGCGATGATCAACTTGGTGAGGGGAAGGAGAAGCTTTTTCTGTAGGTTGGGGAGGGAGGCTAGCTTGGTGAAGTTTGATTGCGGTGGGGATAAGTTCTTCATGGCTATGGAGGAGAAGATTTCGGTGCATGAGGCTGAGGATGCCAAGATTGTTTGTGAATTAGAGAACCGGAAACGGGTTCTTTGTGCAGCCCCAAGCGAG AATGGTGTTTTATATACCGGAGGTGAGGACCGAAGCATTACAGCATGGGATACAAACAGTGGGAAGGTTGCATATTGCATTGAGGACGCACATTCTGCTCGTGTAAAAGGAATTGTTGTGCTCACTAAGAATGCGGGGGCTGTCTCTGATGATGATCCATATTTGGTAGGTTCTGCATCATCAGATGGGGTTATACGGGTTTGGGATGTTCGGATGGCTGTTAAGGAAAAACCAAATCCATTGGCTGAAGCTATTACAAAATCAAGGATAACTTCTCTTGCTGGATCCTCTGTTAAAT CATCGAGACAGCCACGGGGTGGACAAGATGGTACAGAGAGGACATGA
- the LOC107413965 gene encoding putative ALA-interacting subunit 2 isoform X1 has protein sequence MDVDEGSGLRDSTEAHRIPRRSRWHEAIHQFKQQTLPACKPVLTPKWVITTFLLMGVIFIPVGLITLRASRSVVEIVDRYDSECIPEEYKSNKMAYIKDSSIPKNCSRFLKVYRRMKAPIYIYYQLDNYYQNHRRYVKSKSEQQLLHGLKFNATSTCKPQESNNGRPVVPCGLIAWSLFNDTYAFIRGRSELKVNRNNIAWKSDRDHKFGKHVYPFNFQNGTLIGGGNLDLSIPLSDQEDLIVWMRTAALPSFRKLYGRIEEDLDADDVVVVKLMNNYNTYSFGGKKKLVLSTSSWLGGKNDFLGVAYLFVGSSCIFISIVFLLLHMKSQRPRP, from the exons ATGGATGTGGATGAAGGGAGTGGTCTAAGAGATTCCACAGAGGCTCATCGAATTCCAAGACGTTCTAGATGGCATGAAG CTATCCATCAGTTTAAACAGCAAACTCTTCCAGCTTGTAAACCTGTTCTTACCCCTAAATGG GTTATTACGACATTTTTATTGATGGGTGTCATTTTCATTCCTGTTGGGCTCATTACTCTTCGTGCCTCCCGTAGT GTTGTTGAAATTGTTGATCGATATGATAGTGAGTGCATACCAGAGGaatataaaagtaataagaTGGCATACATAAAAGATAGCTCAATTCCCAAAAACTGTTCCCGGTTTCTAAAG GTCTATAGGCGAATGAAAGCTCCAATTTATATCTATTACCAGCTTGATAACTACTATCAAAACCATCGGCG gTATGTAAAAAGTAAAAGTGAGCAGCAACTGTTACATGGACTGAAGTTCAATGCCACAAGTACCTGTAAACCTCAAGAATCTAATAATGGCCGTCCAGTAGTTCCTTGTGGCCTAATTGCTTGGAGCTTGTTCAATGATACATATGCATTTATTCGTGGGAGATCAGAATTGAAGGTTAACAGAAATAACATAGCATGGAAGAGTGACCGTGATCACAAATTTGGCAAGCATGTATATCCCTTCAATTTCCAGAATGGGACCTTGATTGGCGGTGGAAATTTAGATCTGAGTATCCCT CTAAGTGATCAAGAAGATCTTATTGTGTGGATGCGTACCGCTGCTCTCCCCAGCTTCAGAAAGTTGTACGGTAGAATTGAAGAGGATTTGGATGCAGATGATGTGGTTGTAGTCAAGCTaatgaataattataatacatacagttttggagggaaaaaaaagctTGTCCTTTCAACATCAAGCTGGTTGGGAGGAAAGAATGATTTCCTTGGGGTTGCCTATCTATTCGTTGGTTCATCTTGCATATTCATCTCTATCGTCTTCTTGTTGCTACATATGAAGAGTCAGAG GCCCAggccataa
- the LOC107413965 gene encoding putative ALA-interacting subunit 2 isoform X3, whose amino-acid sequence MDVDEGSGLRDSTEAHRIPRRSRWHEAIHQFKQQTLPACKPVLTPKWVITTFLLMGVIFIPVGLITLRASRSVVEIVDRYDSECIPEEYKSNKMAYIKDSSIPKNCSRFLKVYRRMKAPIYIYYQLDNYYQNHRRYVKSKSEQQLLHGLKFNATSTCKPQESNNGRPVVPCGLIAWSLFNDTYAFIRGRSELKVNRNNIAWKSDRDHKFGKHVYPFNFQNGTLIGGGNLDLSIPVAK is encoded by the exons ATGGATGTGGATGAAGGGAGTGGTCTAAGAGATTCCACAGAGGCTCATCGAATTCCAAGACGTTCTAGATGGCATGAAG CTATCCATCAGTTTAAACAGCAAACTCTTCCAGCTTGTAAACCTGTTCTTACCCCTAAATGG GTTATTACGACATTTTTATTGATGGGTGTCATTTTCATTCCTGTTGGGCTCATTACTCTTCGTGCCTCCCGTAGT GTTGTTGAAATTGTTGATCGATATGATAGTGAGTGCATACCAGAGGaatataaaagtaataagaTGGCATACATAAAAGATAGCTCAATTCCCAAAAACTGTTCCCGGTTTCTAAAG GTCTATAGGCGAATGAAAGCTCCAATTTATATCTATTACCAGCTTGATAACTACTATCAAAACCATCGGCG gTATGTAAAAAGTAAAAGTGAGCAGCAACTGTTACATGGACTGAAGTTCAATGCCACAAGTACCTGTAAACCTCAAGAATCTAATAATGGCCGTCCAGTAGTTCCTTGTGGCCTAATTGCTTGGAGCTTGTTCAATGATACATATGCATTTATTCGTGGGAGATCAGAATTGAAGGTTAACAGAAATAACATAGCATGGAAGAGTGACCGTGATCACAAATTTGGCAAGCATGTATATCCCTTCAATTTCCAGAATGGGACCTTGATTGGCGGTGGAAATTTAGATCTGAGTATCCCTGTAG CTAAGTGA